The Helianthus annuus cultivar XRQ/B chromosome 16, HanXRQr2.0-SUNRISE, whole genome shotgun sequence genome includes a window with the following:
- the LOC110900780 gene encoding uncharacterized protein LOC110900780, with amino-acid sequence MAAVSVDAEGRSGGLVSIWDPELFKVDSVFKYQRFVVVSGVLAGDEERLNVINLYAPNDCSERAAFWIRIGDLREQLVGKCVIVGDCNSVRHEEESFIDRSGLLEYGMTEGKYTYISGNEELKMSKLDRFLVCHIFMSRWPGAKLEVLKIGPSDHCPVVLICDNLDFGPIPFKFFNSWTEFKKVEMIVRSCVEESVVTGKADLSLALLLKKIKSGLKKWRGEVRYKEEKEVLNLSKIAEEIEKKADSGVLSKDEKKLRVETRKKIVLLEKKKKCQDLHQKARVNWIKDGDENSAYFHGVINVNKSRNRINGLSFNGVWIMEPNLLKEEIWKWFKKQFAEPMRRRPDFDGSGLPKISNLRACELTGMFSEEEVKKAIWGCNDGKAPGPDGFYMKFFKKYWEFLKPRL; translated from the exons ATGGCGGCTGTCTCTGTTGACGCGGAAGGTAGATCGGGTGGTCTGGTGTCTATTTGGGACCCAGAATTATTTAAAGTCGATAGTGTTTTTAAATATCAAAGGTTTGTGGTGGTCTCCGGAGTGTTGGCGGGGGACGAAGAAAGACTCAATGTTATTAATTTGTATGCTCCCAATGATTGCTCGGAACGGGCAGCTTTTTGGATCAGGATTGGTGATCTTAGAGAGCAGCTGGTAGGTAAATGTGTGATAGTAGGCGATTGCAACAGTGTTCGACACGAGGAGGAAAG TTTTATAGATAGATCGGGGCTTTTAGAGTATGGGATGACTGAGGGAAAGTACACATATATCTCTGGTAACGAGGAATTAAAAATGAGCAAGCTAGATCGTTTTCTTGTCTGCCATATTTTCATGAGCCGGTGGCCAGGCGCTAAACTTGAAGTCCTAAAAATAGGTCCCTCGGATCACTGCCCAGTGGTGCTTATTTGTGATAATCTGGATTTCGGCCCGATCCCCTTCAAGTTTTTTAACAGCTGGACCGAGTTTAAAAAGGTGGAGATGATAGTTAGGTCATGCGTAGAGGAGAGTGTTGTAACTGGTAAAGCTGATCTATCTTTAGCGTTGCTTCTTAAAAAGATCAAAAGTGGGCTAAAGAAATGGCGGGGAGAGGTGAGATACAAAGAGGAAAAAGAAGTTCTTAACTTAAGTAAGATTGCTGAAGAAATAGAAAAGAAAGCGGATAGTGGTGTTTTAAGCAAAGATGAAAAAAAGTTGAGGGTTGAGACCAGGAAAAAAATCGTTCTcttggaaaaaaaaaagaagtgtcAAGATTTACACCAAAAGGCAAGAGTTAATTGGATTAAAGATGGAGACGAGAATTCCGCATACTTCCACGGGGTTATCAATGTGAATAAATCCAGGAACAGGATTAATGGGTTATCCTTTAATGGGGTTTGGATTATGGAGCCAAATTTATTAAAAGAAGAAATTTGGAAATGGTTCAAAAAACAGTTTGCTGAACCAATGCGGAGAAGACCGGATTTTGATGGATCCGGGCTGCCGAAAATCAGTAATTTAAGGGCATGTGAGTTGACGGGGATGTTTTCTGAAGAGGAAGTGAAAAAAGCCATTTGGGGGTGTAATGATGGGAAAGCTCCGGGCCCTGATGGGTTCTATATGAAATTCTTTAAGAAATACTGGGAGTTTTTAAAACCGCGGTTATGA